The proteins below are encoded in one region of Caulobacter henricii:
- a CDS encoding LysR family transcriptional regulator: MKSLNFNHLRYFWAVAHEGSLTRAAERLNLSQSALSVQIQKLEHQMGHPLFERVGKRLVLTEAGQISLDYADTVFQAGDELMSTLAGRPQASRQVLRVGALTTLSRNFQLEFLRPLVGRTDVELIVRSGTTRDLLAQLEAHAIDVVLSNSVPQRDARAPFSSYLLNQQPVSLIGRPRPDKPPFRFPEDLRSEPILLPSLDSDIRVGFDRLLDLAGIRPIILAEVDDMAMLRLLAREREGVTLAPPIIVRDELKSGVLVEHCRIPQLTESFYAIIQNRRFPNALLADLLAGYESAKPNAVLS; this comes from the coding sequence GTGAAAAGCCTGAACTTCAACCATCTTCGCTACTTCTGGGCTGTCGCGCATGAGGGAAGCCTCACGCGAGCAGCCGAACGCCTGAACCTGTCGCAATCTGCGCTATCGGTGCAGATTCAGAAACTCGAACACCAGATGGGCCACCCGCTGTTCGAAAGGGTCGGCAAGCGGCTCGTCCTGACTGAGGCCGGGCAGATTTCGCTGGATTATGCGGATACCGTTTTCCAGGCCGGCGACGAGCTGATGAGCACACTTGCAGGGCGTCCCCAGGCCAGCCGCCAGGTTCTGAGAGTCGGGGCGCTTACGACCCTGTCGCGCAACTTCCAGCTTGAGTTCCTGCGCCCTTTGGTCGGTCGTACTGACGTGGAGCTGATCGTGCGCTCCGGCACGACGCGCGATCTGCTCGCGCAGCTCGAGGCCCATGCCATCGATGTGGTGCTTTCCAATAGCGTCCCGCAGAGGGACGCTCGCGCGCCCTTTAGCAGTTACTTGCTCAACCAGCAGCCTGTCAGCTTGATTGGTCGGCCCAGACCCGACAAGCCGCCGTTCCGATTCCCGGAGGATCTGCGCAGCGAGCCGATACTGCTTCCGAGCCTCGACAGTGACATTCGGGTCGGGTTCGACCGCCTGCTCGACCTGGCTGGAATCCGGCCCATCATCCTGGCTGAAGTCGACGATATGGCAATGCTGCGCCTGCTCGCCCGCGAGCGCGAAGGTGTGACCCTGGCTCCCCCCATCATCGTGCGCGACGAACTGAAGTCCGGCGTGCTGGTCGAGCACTGCCGGATCCCGCAGCTTACGGAAAGCTTTTACGCCATCATTCAGAACCGTCGGTTCCCAAACGCTTTGCTCGCGGACTTGCTTGCAGGATATGAGAGCGCCAAGCCCAATGCAGTCTTGTCCTGA
- a CDS encoding proton-conducting transporter membrane subunit — MIGLNGVGLSLRLDAVSAVMFLLVSFIGWVVVRYTATYLDGEARQGAFTGWLCMTLASVLLLVLSGNLVQLVLAWVATSLFLHRLLLFYPDRVAAQRAAAKKRITARLGDAALIVAAVLLALAYGTADIAQILSSARAGNGGGLAITAAGFLAAAALLKSAQFPLHGWLTEVMETPTPVSALLHAGVINAGGFLLIRFADVMLLAPGVLAVMVMIGGFTALFGGLVMLTQPAVKTSLAWSTVAQMGFMILECGLGLFPLALLHIVAHSLYKAHSFLASGGAVDLIAANRRPGPVAIPKASAVGRAFLLALAIYGIVGFAFGFQDKSPQTVALGAILIFGVAYMLAQGLADAAPRALTRRTIVYAVATSVSYFALQVLAVWLTSGALPAAPAPGPLQWALIVLAVISFGLVAVVQAMFPLWAYHPAAAGLRVHLSNGFYANAVFDRLLRGWRLRSAS, encoded by the coding sequence TTGATCGGCCTGAACGGTGTCGGTCTGTCCCTCAGGCTCGACGCTGTCAGCGCCGTGATGTTCCTGCTGGTCTCGTTCATCGGCTGGGTCGTGGTGCGATACACTGCGACCTATCTGGACGGCGAGGCGCGGCAGGGGGCGTTCACCGGCTGGCTGTGCATGACCCTGGCCTCGGTGCTCCTGCTGGTACTGTCAGGGAACCTGGTCCAGCTCGTCCTGGCCTGGGTCGCGACGAGCCTCTTTCTGCACCGGCTTCTGCTGTTCTATCCGGACCGCGTCGCCGCCCAGCGTGCGGCCGCGAAGAAACGCATCACCGCGCGCCTCGGCGATGCGGCCTTGATCGTTGCGGCGGTGTTGCTGGCCCTGGCCTATGGCACAGCCGACATCGCGCAGATCCTGAGCAGCGCTCGCGCCGGGAACGGTGGCGGTCTCGCGATAACGGCGGCGGGCTTTCTGGCCGCGGCGGCCCTCTTGAAATCGGCGCAGTTTCCTCTGCATGGCTGGCTCACAGAGGTGATGGAAACCCCGACGCCCGTTTCGGCGCTACTGCATGCCGGCGTCATCAATGCCGGCGGGTTCCTGCTGATCCGATTTGCTGATGTGATGTTGCTGGCACCGGGCGTCCTGGCGGTCATGGTGATGATCGGTGGGTTCACCGCGCTGTTCGGCGGCTTGGTGATGCTGACCCAGCCTGCTGTGAAGACCTCTCTGGCCTGGTCGACGGTCGCCCAGATGGGCTTCATGATCCTCGAGTGCGGGCTTGGGCTCTTCCCGCTCGCCCTGCTGCACATCGTCGCTCATTCGCTATACAAGGCCCATTCCTTCCTGGCCTCCGGCGGCGCAGTCGACCTGATCGCTGCCAATCGCAGGCCAGGTCCGGTGGCCATTCCCAAGGCCAGCGCGGTCGGACGCGCCTTCCTTCTGGCTCTGGCGATCTATGGCATCGTCGGTTTCGCGTTCGGGTTCCAGGATAAATCCCCTCAGACCGTCGCTCTGGGAGCCATCCTGATCTTCGGTGTGGCCTATATGCTGGCCCAGGGTCTCGCCGACGCCGCGCCGCGGGCCTTGACCCGGCGGACGATCGTCTACGCCGTCGCCACCTCGGTCAGCTACTTCGCGCTGCAGGTCCTCGCTGTCTGGCTCACCTCTGGAGCATTGCCAGCCGCGCCGGCACCGGGACCGCTACAGTGGGCGTTGATCGTGCTGGCGGTTATCAGCTTCGGCCTCGTCGCCGTGGTCCAGGCGATGTTCCCGCTCTGGGCCTATCACCCGGCGGCCGCCGGCCTGCGCGTGCATCTCTCCAATGGCTTCTACGCCAACGCAGTGTTCGATCGGCTGCTCCGCGGCTGGCGTTTGCGCAGCGCTTCCTGA
- a CDS encoding YbcC family protein: protein MTNSETPLLQATLDLDAAADRAARAIPPVWPLASSVAVNPFLGQTHESLASVAARLGRVAGLSVTLPRDWYQERIASGAITDGDLTDALSSTQEATRPASLAALKSAAAASRPTVYALPTIADLAADVSGIDWPALIAERFGAWAAGYFDEGQALWAAPRGRGAYAAWRAVATHDLTPEIVGLAGFATHVSQAPETASGAIAGVAQQIAVPSEALETYFHQMLMTLGGWAQFARYRLWQAELAGTTDSTLTDFLAIRLIWEAALLERYEAKIADRWKAVVASHVDPIMPTHDQVVDAILQDAAERAAQRILAETLAAPGSDAPEKRPVVQAAFCIDVRSEVFRRALESVNPEIQTLGFAGFFGLTASHRRFASDVQELRLPVLLNPGVTTCSGGPADAEADQSARFKARAKRAWGRFKLAAVSSFAFVEATGPVYASKLVSDALGLHGRPAPNEPAPRLDPALDLTTRTKAAETVLRAMSLTTNFARLVLLAGHGANVVNNPHASGLHCGACGGYSGEVNARLLAALLNDSEVRAGLVPQGIDIPADTLFLAALHDTTTDAVTLYADDQASLSHQSDIRQVQLWLEAAGVISRGERALRLPRAAGEGSLERRSRDWAEVRPEWALAGCKAFIAAPRRRTAGKTLAGRAFLHDYDWKIDKDFGVLELILTAPVVVASWISLQYYGSTVAPAVFGGGNKLLHNVTGGVGVVEGNGGVMRAGLPWQSVHDGERYVHEPLRLSVCIEAPREAMSEILNRHEGVRALFENRWLHLFALDEAGRMAWRYAGDLKWTAMDVAADPDGALKIAI, encoded by the coding sequence ATGACGAATTCAGAGACTCCGCTTCTGCAGGCAACCCTGGACCTGGACGCCGCCGCTGATCGGGCCGCCCGGGCGATCCCTCCGGTCTGGCCGCTGGCGTCGAGCGTCGCGGTCAACCCCTTTCTCGGCCAGACCCATGAAAGCCTGGCCTCGGTCGCTGCGCGCCTGGGGCGAGTGGCCGGCTTATCGGTGACGCTGCCCCGCGACTGGTACCAAGAGCGAATCGCCAGCGGTGCGATCACCGACGGCGATCTGACCGACGCCTTGAGCAGCACACAGGAGGCCACGCGACCTGCGAGCCTCGCCGCGCTCAAGTCAGCCGCTGCGGCCTCAAGGCCGACAGTCTATGCCTTGCCGACGATCGCAGACCTTGCCGCTGATGTGTCGGGTATCGACTGGCCGGCTCTGATTGCAGAGCGCTTCGGCGCTTGGGCAGCAGGTTATTTTGACGAGGGGCAGGCGCTGTGGGCCGCGCCACGCGGGCGAGGTGCCTATGCGGCCTGGCGCGCTGTCGCAACCCATGATCTGACACCCGAGATTGTCGGCCTGGCGGGTTTCGCCACCCATGTTTCTCAGGCCCCAGAAACCGCCTCGGGCGCGATTGCCGGCGTCGCGCAGCAGATCGCTGTTCCGAGTGAGGCGCTTGAAACCTACTTCCACCAGATGCTGATGACGCTTGGTGGCTGGGCACAGTTTGCGCGCTACCGGCTTTGGCAGGCCGAGTTGGCCGGGACTACCGACTCGACCCTCACCGATTTTCTGGCGATCCGTCTGATCTGGGAAGCCGCGCTCCTCGAGCGATATGAGGCCAAGATCGCTGATCGCTGGAAGGCGGTTGTCGCCTCCCATGTCGACCCGATCATGCCGACGCATGATCAGGTCGTGGACGCCATTCTCCAGGATGCGGCGGAACGGGCCGCGCAGCGGATTCTGGCCGAAACCCTCGCTGCGCCCGGGAGCGACGCGCCCGAAAAGCGCCCGGTCGTCCAGGCCGCCTTCTGTATCGATGTCCGCTCCGAGGTGTTTCGGCGGGCGCTGGAATCCGTAAATCCCGAGATCCAAACCCTGGGTTTCGCCGGGTTTTTTGGCCTGACCGCCTCGCATCGTCGCTTTGCATCGGATGTGCAGGAGCTCCGTCTGCCGGTGCTGCTTAATCCGGGAGTGACCACCTGTTCTGGCGGTCCCGCGGACGCCGAGGCTGACCAGTCGGCGCGGTTCAAGGCCCGTGCGAAGCGGGCCTGGGGGCGCTTCAAGCTCGCCGCTGTCTCGTCCTTCGCCTTCGTAGAGGCGACGGGCCCGGTCTATGCCAGCAAGCTGGTCAGTGACGCCTTGGGGCTTCATGGCAGGCCCGCGCCGAATGAACCCGCGCCCCGGCTGGATCCCGCGCTCGACCTGACGACCAGGACCAAGGCCGCCGAAACGGTGCTGCGGGCCATGTCGCTGACCACCAACTTCGCAAGACTGGTCCTTCTGGCCGGTCACGGTGCGAACGTCGTCAACAACCCCCACGCCAGCGGTCTTCATTGTGGGGCGTGCGGCGGTTACTCCGGCGAGGTCAACGCCCGGCTGCTGGCGGCCCTGCTGAACGATTCGGAGGTCCGCGCGGGCCTGGTTCCTCAGGGGATCGACATCCCGGCCGACACCCTGTTCCTCGCCGCGCTGCATGACACGACGACGGACGCGGTCACGCTCTATGCGGACGATCAGGCCTCGCTGTCCCATCAGTCCGATATCCGCCAGGTCCAGCTTTGGCTGGAAGCGGCGGGCGTCATCTCAAGGGGCGAGCGAGCCCTGCGACTGCCCAGAGCGGCAGGGGAGGGCAGTCTTGAGCGTCGAAGCCGAGATTGGGCGGAAGTACGGCCCGAATGGGCGCTGGCCGGCTGCAAGGCGTTCATTGCCGCGCCCCGTCGGCGTACCGCTGGCAAGACCCTCGCAGGACGCGCCTTCCTGCACGACTACGACTGGAAGATCGACAAGGACTTTGGCGTTCTGGAGCTGATCCTGACCGCACCGGTGGTCGTCGCGAGCTGGATCAGCCTGCAGTACTACGGGTCTACTGTGGCACCGGCGGTGTTCGGCGGCGGCAACAAGCTGCTGCATAATGTGACCGGCGGAGTAGGCGTTGTTGAGGGGAATGGCGGCGTGATGCGCGCTGGGCTTCCCTGGCAATCGGTCCACGATGGCGAACGCTACGTCCATGAACCGCTGCGCCTGTCTGTCTGTATCGAAGCGCCCCGCGAAGCGATGTCCGAAATCCTCAATCGGCATGAGGGGGTTCGCGCACTGTTCGAAAATCGCTGGCTGCATCTTTTCGCTCTTGATGAAGCCGGCAGGATGGCCTGGCGCTATGCCGGCGATCTGAAATGGACCGCGATGGATGTCGCAGCCGATCCGGACGGTGCGCTAAAGATTGCAATCTGA
- a CDS encoding SOUL family heme-binding protein has translation MAVEEPAYRSVLRVGAFEIRDYPTLIVAEVSVSGDQKEAAGSGFRLLAGYIFGGNTRRQSIAMTAPVTQVQSAGKWIVRFTMPSAYSMATLPEPNDPNVHLRAVPATRFAVLKFSGLAGKEDVTAKAARLEGLVSTHNLSATGPVSLAQYDPPWTLWFMRRNELMLPVAP, from the coding sequence TTGGCCGTCGAAGAACCAGCCTACAGATCGGTCCTGCGAGTTGGAGCGTTCGAAATTCGCGACTACCCAACCCTCATAGTGGCTGAGGTCAGCGTCAGTGGCGACCAGAAGGAAGCGGCCGGATCGGGCTTTCGCCTGCTTGCCGGCTACATTTTTGGTGGCAATACACGACGTCAAAGCATCGCCATGACCGCGCCAGTCACTCAGGTCCAGAGCGCCGGAAAATGGATCGTGCGTTTCACGATGCCGAGTGCCTATTCTATGGCCACACTGCCGGAACCGAACGATCCAAACGTCCACCTGAGAGCCGTGCCGGCGACTCGCTTTGCGGTGCTGAAGTTCTCCGGCCTGGCGGGCAAGGAAGACGTCACCGCAAAAGCCGCCAGGCTCGAAGGGCTTGTCAGTACTCACAATCTAAGTGCCACCGGCCCGGTTTCGCTGGCCCAGTACGATCCGCCATGGACCCTCTGGTTTATGCGACGCAATGAACTAATGCTTCCCGTCGCGCCCTAG